AGCTATGGGGCAACTAGCCAAAGCGCTCGTTTCAATCCCTAATAGGGATTTTGATGAATTGCAATTGCAGGAGCCTGGAACCCAAGCTATATTTAGTTTTCAAGGTGCGGTTGCGCGGTTCAAGAGTAATCATAGCATTAGAGAATTTGTTTGGAAAGAGTGCCGAGACAGATTGAAAGCTGAAATCCATCTTTAGCAAACATTTCAGAGATTGCGCGGATGAAAATAGGGTGATTGGTGAGGTGAAATGCTTGCTGGTGTTGAGATAGAAGTACTTTTTGGGGACTGTGAAATTTGTACACCTACCCTTCCGCGCATTTTACATACAGGAATCTAACTAAAAGGTGACTCAGCAAAGAAGAAATAGCTTAAAACCCTATAATACTGTTCGCCGCAATTCTGGAAAAACCTTAGACACCTTATTCAACACATAATCACCATAAGTTCCGCGAAAATCATGAATGTTAGCGTTATCCCAGCGATCGCCTATATTATCATTCGCTACTATAATTATCTAATTCAATCGGCTTCACTTCTACATCGAAATTGGGATCGAAAAAGAAGGGGAATGAAAGGCGGTGATTTTGGGACTGGTTTTGTACGCGATGAGGTGTAGAACGATAGAAACCTCCCGTCATTTTGTCTAGCATATCGCCGATGTTACAGACAAAGGAACCTGGAACAGGAGGCGCAGCAACCCAACCTGATTTGGATTTAACTTGTAATCCGCCTGAGTCGTCCTGTTTGAGAATAGTTAAAACCCCATAATCAGTATGTTCGCCAACACCCCATATCGGATTACCATCTGACGGTGATAAATTAGGAGGATAGTTAAAGATGCGAAACAACACTAGAGGATCTGAAGTATAACGATCAGCAAAGTAGGATTCTTCTAATCCCAAACTCATGGCTATACCAGTCATGAGAGTGTGTCCCAACTTTGTCATCGCCTCTATATATTCAAGTACTGTTTCGCCAAATTGGGGCATGTTGGCGGGGAAGAGGTTTGCACCATGCATAGGAGTACCAGCTTGCACTAGTGGGTGTTCGTCTGGGAGTTCAGTGCCAAAGTAAATACCTTCTTTCAAGTCAGGTTTACCGGATGTCAGTTCGCCACCAACGGGAAAATAACCTCGCCATGCAATACCTGCCAAAGCCATACGAATTTTAAGTTTAGTTTCCAAATCCTGGGCGAAAAACTGGCGGCTGAGTTCTTCGAGCCTCTGCTGCAAATTTTCGTCTACACCATGTCCGATAATATAGAAAAATCCCGATTCTCGACACGCTTGCCGAATCTGAGATGCGGCGGAATAGAGATTTCCTTTTCCAGAAACTAAGGCGCTAATATCAATAATCGGGAGGGATGAAAACTCTTTCTCCACAACTTGCAAGTTTTTCATGTTCAGCTTGGCAATATATATTCTTGGTTCCAGACTATTTGCCTATTCACATCAGTAATCTTCAACAGATTTAGTTTTTCCACCATACAACAATAATCTAAATCTAACTGTTGTGCTTCTTCTAAAGCCTGTAAGTATTGAACCCGATTTTTAGAAAATACTCCTAGCGTTAGATGTGGAACAAAGGCTGTATTCTCTCTGCAATATTCAGCTAATATACCCGTATATAAATCATTGTGTAATTTTATCGCATTTTCTTTTCCTTCTTGAACTGTAAGGAACAGATATTCATCCCATGATTTTTGAAATCCCTGTAGATGAATAGGAAAGATTTTCCATGCACTCAGGATATTTTTAATATGAATAGTAAGACGATCTTCGCCGATAAATCCGAGTAGGGGGAAGATTAGGGTGATATGCGGTTCAATTAAATAAAATTGCGGATCATATTTTTGCCTAATTTTATTAATTTGCTGTGTGTTGATATTTGGATAATATACGAGTGCATAAGGCATACTTATCAATACTTTATAAATTTAGGATAGCTGGATTATTCAAGAAGATTAATTGTGAGGCTAAAAAATGGGTGCAGCAAAATTAACAGAAAGATTTGAAGCGGCGTTAGTCTATGCTAATCGTCTCCACGCTAACCAGACTCGTAAGGTTAGCGGTATTCCTTATATTTCCCATTTGTTGAATGTGACGGCGCTGGTATTGGAAATGGGTGGGAGTGAAGAGGAAGCGTAGGCGTAGCTCGCCGCAGGCATCGCAGCTTTATTACACGATAGTATAGAAGACCAAGGTGGTAAACCCATTCGTGAGGACATCCGCCAACGTTTCGGCGAAACAGTTGTGGCAATTATCGATGGCTGTACAGAGTGGGATACACCACCGAAACCACCTTGGCAAGAGCGTAAGAATAGATACATAGAAAAGCTCCGTCACGCTTCGCCCTCAGTTCGGCGAGTTTCGCTGGCTGATAAACTACATAATGCTAGGTCTTTGCTGGCAGATTGGCGACAAACGGGAGATGTTATTTGGACTGAATTTAGCAGTGGTAAGGAAAAAACTTTGTGGTTTTACCAATTATTGGTGCAAGTATATCGGGAAACAGGTTCAGATGTGATGATAGAAGAGTTGGAACGAGTTATCAGCCAACTATCGTGAAAAAGAACAGTGGTATAGTTTAATTACTTAAAAAACGCGGTATCTCTCTTATCTCATGTCCTAATACAGTTCAGTTAAGGCTAAAATTTTTTATCAAAATCCATGTTTTAACGAACCGCAGAGGCGCAGAGCAAACAGAGAAAGGAGAAAAAATATAACAAGCCACTGCATTAACAATGCAGGGTATTGTCAAATGAAATTCGCTACGAATTAATGAAATACTTGACTAAGTAAAGCTTTAGGCAAAGTAAAAACTAATGGGATTAAAATCGCTGACCTGTAGTAACTTCAAATCTAACTTCTCCTTGGTCGCTAATTCCTAAGTCGCCTCGAATTAGCCCAAAGGGTGAGTTCAAGCGCAATCCTAAGCCGTAACCAAAGCCACTTCCAGGTTTGTCTCGCAAGACTCCTGGTTCTCCTAACACGGTTTCGCTAGACCCGAAATCTGAGGCGAGGTCAGTAAAGACAACTCCACCTATTGACTGGAAAATTGGGAAACGATATTCCACAGAAGCTAAACCATAACTCCGACCACTGGCAACTTTACCATAACCGTAACCTCTGACAGAATCTATTCCACCAATATTAAAAGCATCGGCTGGTGGAAAGTCTCCAATAGTTGTACCAATTTGTAAATTAATAGCCAACATTTCTGGATTGTTGGTTGGTCTACCATTACCTATCCAATTGACAGGGAAATACTGAATATAGTCTCCCCGTAAGCGGTTGCTGGAAATATTCCCCAGTCCAATGGGAATCGCTTGTTCTGTGCTGAAGGTGAGGATTGAGCCTTGAGTTGGATTGTCTCGGCGATCGCGTTGATCTCTAGATACGGCAAATGATACTGTAAATAAGTCATCAATTCCAGTACCACTCACAGATAGAGGACTCCCTAATCTATCGACCTGGACAACGTTATATTCTCGATCGCGTAGGCTAATTCTGGTATAGTTGAGAGCCACAGATGTATCCCACTCATCAAAAGCTCGTAAAAGCGCCACAGAACCACCAAACCTTCCTTCTCGCACTTTGTCACCGTTAGCCAATCTGATATCTTCGTTGAAGGTTCCCGATGTATTTCGATTACGAAAACCTCTAATGCTATAGCCTAAGCGGTTTGGTTCTTCTGAACGATAACGACTAGTAAATTGACCATCAAATTGGACATCTTTAGTGCTGAACTGCAAAATTGTATCTAATTTATCGTTCAGACCGCTAACATTTTCATCTTTATAACCCACCCGACCATATAGCCCAACGTCATCGTTATTACCGCCTCCTAAGATGAGAGAAGGGAAGCTACGCTCTTTGATTGCATAAATGAGATTAACACTGGAAGCATCTTCTTTAGGATAAACATTGACTTGATTAAATGACTCTAATCTCCTCAATCGTTGCAAGTCTGCTTGAAGTAAATCTTCACGGAATACTTGACCTGGTTTGAGTCTCAGCAAACCAATGATAAAATCTTTTTGAGTTCGCCCTTTGATTGGCAGACCTTTGTCATTAATAAAACGAATCTGGATATCTTTGACAATTTTTTGGGAAATTTCCAGCGTCTGGCTATCTCCTAAACTAACTCCAATATAATCACCATATTTGGCATACTCTCCCTCTATATGGATCGTAGCTTCTGGTGTCACAATCCCACTAGCCCCATCTTGAGTAGATGGTTGCGAGTCTGCAAGGGCCTCTGGATTTTTACCACCCACTAACATTACTGCGATCGCAACTACAGTTATTTGAACTCGCATATTGAAAATCCGTTAGTGTTATTAAGTTTACAGCATAGAGCGGATCTCTTGTGCGTAAGTTCTATATTAACCTTGCTATTGAGTATCCCAAAATTTTGTTGCTTGTTTCCCCAGTACTCAGTATAAGTTGTCAGACTGTTTTCAAATTGCGATGACCTCCGGTCGGTCGGAGACCATCGCCTCCGGCGGGCGGTTACACCATCACCCAATGCCACAAGAGGGTACAGTCTGAATACGGTTCGGTTAAAGGAGAAAAGTTTTGAATACATCCTTTACCCCTTACCCCTTCCCCAGACCACAAGGAAAGTAAAAAATGCTTATCCAAACCGTATTGGCCACAGTCTGGGAAATAAAACCTCTTTCCGAAAACTATGGCGGAGAAATACTCAGGTTTTAAGCTCGTGTTTGGCTTTTTTGTAGATAATTAGAGTGGGTAATTATATGGTAAATCCACCTCAACATAAAAAGCCATGAGACAAAAACCT
The Nostoc punctiforme PCC 73102 genome window above contains:
- a CDS encoding isopenicillin N synthase family dioxygenase: MKNLQVVEKEFSSLPIIDISALVSGKGNLYSAASQIRQACRESGFFYIIGHGVDENLQQRLEELSRQFFAQDLETKLKIRMALAGIAWRGYFPVGGELTSGKPDLKEGIYFGTELPDEHPLVQAGTPMHGANLFPANMPQFGETVLEYIEAMTKLGHTLMTGIAMSLGLEESYFADRYTSDPLVLFRIFNYPPNLSPSDGNPIWGVGEHTDYGVLTILKQDDSGGLQVKSKSGWVAAPPVPGSFVCNIGDMLDKMTGGFYRSTPHRVQNQSQNHRLSFPFFFDPNFDVEVKPIELDNYSSE
- a CDS encoding 2'-5' RNA ligase family protein, with the translated sequence MPYALVYYPNINTQQINKIRQKYDPQFYLIEPHITLIFPLLGFIGEDRLTIHIKNILSAWKIFPIHLQGFQKSWDEYLFLTVQEGKENAIKLHNDLYTGILAEYCRENTAFVPHLTLGVFSKNRVQYLQALEEAQQLDLDYCCMVEKLNLLKITDVNRQIVWNQEYILPS
- a CDS encoding BamA/TamA family outer membrane protein; the protein is MRVQITVVAIAVMLVGGKNPEALADSQPSTQDGASGIVTPEATIHIEGEYAKYGDYIGVSLGDSQTLEISQKIVKDIQIRFINDKGLPIKGRTQKDFIIGLLRLKPGQVFREDLLQADLQRLRRLESFNQVNVYPKEDASSVNLIYAIKERSFPSLILGGGNNDDVGLYGRVGYKDENVSGLNDKLDTILQFSTKDVQFDGQFTSRYRSEEPNRLGYSIRGFRNRNTSGTFNEDIRLANGDKVREGRFGGSVALLRAFDEWDTSVALNYTRISLRDREYNVVQVDRLGSPLSVSGTGIDDLFTVSFAVSRDQRDRRDNPTQGSILTFSTEQAIPIGLGNISSNRLRGDYIQYFPVNWIGNGRPTNNPEMLAINLQIGTTIGDFPPADAFNIGGIDSVRGYGYGKVASGRSYGLASVEYRFPIFQSIGGVVFTDLASDFGSSETVLGEPGVLRDKPGSGFGYGLGLRLNSPFGLIRGDLGISDQGEVRFEVTTGQRF